The Vibrio sp. 16 genome segment ATTTCACCGTCTTCTGGTTTCACACCACCATCAATGATGGCTTGAACACACAGCATTGCCGTGAAGCCCGCTGTACCGACCATCATGGCTTTTTTGCTGTCGATACCTTTTGGTAGTGGCACTAGCCAATCTGCTTTTAGGCGTGCACGCTGTGCCATGCCGCCCCAGTGGTTCTCACCCACACCCCAACCAGTAAGCACAACTTTGTCGCCTGCTTGGTAACGGTCATCGACTGAGCTCACTACCGTACCCGCGAGGTCGATACCCGGTACCATAGGGAAGTTACGGATGATTTTTCCCTTACCTGTGATTGCTAAACCGTCTTTGTAGTTTAGTGATGAGTAGTCCACATCGATCAGTACTTCGCCTTCCGGCAGTTGCGCTTCATCGATCTGTTCGATGGTTGCGATAGTACGTTTTTCTTCTTGGTTTAGAATCAGTGCGTTAAACATAGTGATCTCCACAAATAGAGCAGCAATTTAAAAACTGGTTATGAGTGTAGACCTAATTTGGGTATGACTAAAATGAAACTTTAGCATTATATCTATGCGTATCACGCATTCTGTGGCAATGCTGCAATAAAAATTAAAGCCAGTCGATTGACTGGCTCTAAGATTGTTAAGAGAGGAAGAACTTGTATGACGGGTTGTCGGTTTCGTCCTTGCACTGGTAACCAAGTTCGCGCAGATGTGCTGAGAAGCGTGATAAGTCTGATTCATCAAGCTCAAAACCACATAGGACACGACCATAATCCGCACCGTGATTGCGATAGTTGAACAAGCTAATGTTCCAGTGTGTCCCGAGCGTGCTCAAGAACTTCAGTAGCGCTCCTGGGTACTCTGGGAACTCAAAGCTGTACAAACGTTCTTTGAGAGGCTTGGAAGGCTTACCACCAATCATGTAGCGTACGTGCAGTTTTGCCATTTCGTCATCGGAGAGGTCAACCACTGGGTAGCCTCCGTCACGTAGATCGTGAATGATGTGGTTTAGCTCATCTTGGCCACCTTGCAGGCGGACACCGACGAAAATATTGGCTAACGCATCATCGTTGTAACGGTAGTTAAATTCCGTTACCGCTCGGCCGCCAATGAGATTGCAGAACTCAAAGAAAGCGCCCTGACGTTCAGGAATCGTCACTGCCAGCAAGCCTTCACGTTTTTCACCCAGTTCACAACGCTCAGAAACGTAGCGTAGACCGTGGAAGTTGGTATTGGCCCCTGATAAAACCGTACCTAGATTCTGACCCTTAAGCTCGTTTTGCTCGGCAAACTTCTTCAATCCCGCCAAAGCTAACGCACCAGAAGGTTCAGCAATCGCACGAGTATCTTCAAAGATATCTTTGACTGCTGCACAGATTTCATCACTGGATACCGAAATATGACCATCGATGAATTGCTGACATAAACGGAACGTCTCTTCACCGATGCGTTTTACCGCAACACCGTCGGCAAACATGCTGACTTGGTCAAGCACCACAGGTTCGCCCGCATCGAGTGCTGCTTTTAGACAAGCAGAATCTTCAGGCTCAACCGCAATCACTTTGATTTCAGGCATCAGCTGTTTCACCAGTACCGCAACACCTGCAGCAAGACCGCCGCCACCGACAGGCACGAAGATGTAATCGAGATGGCCATTTTGCTGCAGCATCTCCATACCAATCGTCCCTTGACCTGCAATCACAAGTGGGTGATCGAATGGGGGCACAAAGGTGTAGCCATGCTCAGCAGATAAGCGCTCTGCTTCGGCTTTAGCTTCATCAAAGTTGCTACCGTGCAGCACCACGTTACCACCAAAACCGCGCACCGCCTCGACTTTGATGTCTGGGGTGGTTTTTGGCATCACAATGGTGGTCTTAATCCCCAGCTTGGTGCCAGACAGCGCCATGCCTTGAGCGTGATTACCTGCTGATGCTGCAATTACACCTGCTGCTTTTTGCTCATCCGTGAGGCTTGCTACCATGTTGTACGCACCGCGCAGCTTGAACGAGTGCACCGGTTGGCGGTCTTCACGTTTGATTTGTACATTGTTGCCAATGCGAGCGGCTAAGCGAGGCATCTCTTGAAGTGGCGTTACCGTTGCCACTTCGTAGACTGGAGCTCTTAATATCTGGCGCAGATAATCTGCGCCAGTTTGGTTTGTCAGAGTCATAAGCTAGTCCTCTAGCTTAGATTTATCTCGTACAGCGCCTTTGTCTGCACTGGTCGCCATACTTGCGTACGCTTTTAGTGCAAATGAAACTTCACGTTGACGGTCAACTGGTTTCCAGCCTAACTCGTCTTGTTTTGCACGGCGCTCTTCAAGCTCTTGTTCAGAAACTTCTAAAGAAATTGAACGGTTTGGAATATCAATCGCGATAATATCGCCTTGTTTTACCAGACCAATTGCGCCGCCATTTGCTGCTTCAGGAGAAGCGTGACCGATAGACAAACCTGATGTACCACCCGAGAAACGGCCATCCGTCAGCAGTGCACACTCTTTACCAAGACCCATCGATTTTAGATAAGTGGTTGGATAGAGCATTTCTTGCATTCCCGGACCACCTTTAGGGCCTTCATAACGAATCACTACAACATCACCGGCTTTGACTTTGCCGCCTAAGATGCCTTCAACCGCATCTTCTTGGCTTTCAAATACCACCGCAGGTCCGGTGAATTTGTGGATGCTTTCATCAACACCCGCTGTCTTAACGATACAGCCATCAAGGGCGATATTGCCTGAAAGCACTGCTAAGCCACCTTCTTGTGAGAACGCGTTATCGATGGAACGGATACAACCTTCAGCGCGGTCATCATCAAGACGGTCCCAGCGACAATCTTGTGAAAACGCTTTAGTGGTACGAATACCAGCAGGGCCTGCGCGGAAGAACTTCAATACGTCTTCGTCTTCCGTTTGGATGATGTCGTATTTCGCAAGTTGCTCTTTCATGGACAAGCCAAGTACCGTGCGAGCTTGATTATGAAGTAGGCCTGCGCGGTCCAGTTCACCAAGGATCGCCATGACACCACCAGCGCGGTGTACATCTTCCATGTGATATTTCTGGGTTGATGGCGCCACTTTACATAGGTGAGGAACTTGGCGAGATAGGCGATCGATATCTTCCATATCGAAGTCAACTTCACCTTCTTGCGCTGCCGCGAGTAGATGAAGGATAGTGTTGGTAGATCCACCCATCGCGATATCGAGTGCCATCGCATTTTCAAACGCATCAAACGTTGCGATGTTGCGTGGCAATGCAGATTCATCGTCTTGCTCGTAGTAACGTTTAGTTAGTTCAACAATGCGTTTACCCGCGTTGATGAACAGCTGCTCACGGTCTGCGTGCGTTGCTAGCATTGAGCCATTACCTGGCTGAGAAAGACCTAGCGCTTCTGTTAGACAGTTCATCGAGTTTGCTGTGAACATGCCTGAACATGAACCGCAAGTCGGACACGCACTACGCTCGATCTGCTCACTCTGCTCGTCTGAGACTTTCGGGTCTGCGCCTTGGATCATCGCATCAACAAGGTCGAGCTTGATGATTTGGTCAGAAAGCTTGGTTTTACCCGCTTCCATTGGACCGCCAGAGACAAAGATTACTGGGATGTTTAGGCGCATTGACGCCATCAGCATTCCCGGAGTGATTTTGTCACAGTTAGAGATACATACCATGGCATCGGCGCAGTGTGCGTTGACCATGTACTCTACCGAATCTGCGATAAGCTCACGTGAAGGCAGTGAGTACAGCATGCCGCCGTGACCCATTGCGATACCATCATCAACGGCGATGGTGTTAAATTCTTTGGCGATACCGCCCGCTTTTTCGATTTCACCTGCAACCAATTGGCCCATATCTTTTAGGTGAACGTGGCCTGGTACAAACTGGGTGAATGAGTTCACCACGGCGATGATCGGTTTACCGAAATCTTCGTCTTTGACACCTGTCGCACGCCATAAAGCGCGCGCACCGGCCATATTGCGTCCATGTGTTGTGGTTGCTGATCTGTATTTTGGCATTGTGTTACTTCCTATATTTGCCGGTGCTTTTTAAGCTTTTTCTGCGTCTTGTGGGTACACGTAATCGAGCCAACCCCATTTATCTTCTGTAGTGCCATTGAATAGGCCGAAGTAAGCTTCTTGGAGCTCTTTGGTGATTGGGCCGCGTTTGCCTGTGCCGACTTCAATCTTATCGATAGTGGCAACAGGAACGACCTCTGCTGCTGTACCGGTCATAAAGACTTCATCTGCTAGGTAAAGTGCTTCACGAGCAATGTTTGCTTCACGAACTTCATAACCGCGATCACGAGCGATTGTCATGATGGAATCGCGAGTGATACCCGGCAGGATTGCACTGGTTGCTGGTGGCGTGGTGATAACACCATCTTTAATCACAAAGATGTTTTCGCCCGCACCTTCAGATAGGTAACCATCAACGCTTAGCGCGATACCTTCGTCGTAACCGTGACGACGGGCTTCACCGCCGACAAGTAGTGATGATAGGTAGTTACCCCCCGCTTTTGCTGCGGTAGGAATGGTGTTTGGTGCTGCGCGGTTCCAGCTAGAGATCATCGCGTCTACGCCTTTCTCTAGTGCTTCTTCACCTAGGTAAGACCCCCAAGGGAAAGCCGCAATGATCAGATCCATTTCAGTGCCGACAGGCGGGCATACACCTAGACCTACATTACCAACAAAGCCCAGTGGACGAATGTAGGCGCTTTCAAGTTTGTTTTGACGCAGTGTTTCACGCGTTGCTTCCATGATCTCCTCAACCGTGTATGGGATTGGGAAGCGATAGATTTTTGCCGAATCTTTAAGGCGCTTTGCGTGCTCTAGATGGCGGAAGACAATTGGGCCTTTGGGTGTGTTGTAGCAACGTACACCTTCGAATACTGACGTTCCATAGTGCATCGCGTGAGTCAAAACGTGTACATTTGCCTCCGCCCAAGGAACCATTTCACCATTAAACCAAATGTAGTCTGCTGTTTTTGTAGCCATTTATTGCCTTCCTTATGCACAGATTTTTTGTTGTAGATTGTTATTTGGGAGTTCGTCACGAGCGATTTGCGTGACTTCAACAGTGCGCACATCCCAAAGCTTCTCAATTTGATTGGTTAAGAATGAGATAGGGCGATCGCTGTCGACAATGATTTCAACGCTGGCAACCTTGCTTTCGTGATTTTGAGTGCCAGCCACTTGTTTCACCACAAATCCGCGGTGACGCACGACGCGAAGAACACGCTCTAACAGTACCGGTTTATCGTCAGCTTTGATGTCGATTAAGTATCTTTCCATGTTAGGTGTTCTCCAGCATGTCATTGTTTGATGCACCTGGCGGTACAAGTGGCCATACGTTTTCTTCTTCATCGATTAAAACATGAAGTAAGTATGACGTCTTACTTTCTAGCATTTCTTTCAGTGCTGGCTCAACTTCTTCTTTCTTGGTGATGGTTTTTCCAGGAATATCAAAAGCTTTTGCTAGCATGACGAAATCTGGGTTGTCATCCAAAATCGTTTCACTGTGGCGTCCATCAAAGAACAGTGATTGCCATTGACGAACCATGCCTAGGCGTTGGTTATTGAGCAGGACGATTTTCACTGGGATTTGACGACGCTTAAGTGTCCCAAGTTCCTGCACGTTCATCATAAACGACCCATCACCTGTAATAAGGATAGATTGGTCATCAGGACGCGCCACTGCCGCACCCATGGCAGCAGGAAGGCCAAAGCCCATGGTGCCAAGGCCTGCCGACGTGATGAAGTTTTGTGGTTCGCGTGGTTGAATGTGCTGCGCTGCCCACATTTGGTGTTGACCAACGTCGGTTGAGACGATCGAGCTGTCTGGCATCATGTCAGACAGCTGATTCAGCAGACCTGGGGCGTAGATAAGTTCGCCTGGGTGATTGTAGTTCCATTTAAAGTCACTACGCAGACTTTCACTGTGCTTCACCCAAGGGGTGATGTCTTGCGTCAATTCAAGTTGAGGAAGCACGGCAGGGATCTCTCCACGAACTGGTGCATTGGCTTGGCGCAACTTGTGGATTTCTGCGGCATCGATATCGATATGGATGACTTTAGCGTTTGGCGCAAAGGTATCGAGCTTACCCGTAACTCGGTCATCGAAACGGGCACCCACAGCAATCAATAGGTCACACTCTTGCACCACTAAGTTCGCCGCTTTGGTTCCGTGCATGCCTAGCATACCGAGATAGTGCGGGTCGTGACGTTCAATAGTACCTAAGCCTTTTAGCGTACTGACCGATGGCATTGGATTTAAACGCAAGAACTCGCGCACTGCGTCAGTCGCATGACCAAGCTGAACACCGCCACCAACATACATGACAGGACGTGAACTTTGCGATAACAAGGCTTGCGCTTTGGCTATATCGTCGTTGCTTGCAACTGGCATTGCAGGTGGTGTGAAAGGAGGAAGAAGAGTGACAGGTGCTTGACCTAATTGAACATCTTTTGCGATATCGACAATGACTGGACCGGGTCGCCCCGTTTTTGCCACTTCAAACGCTTCAGCAAGGGTTGGTGCTAGCTCATGGATGTCAGTGACAAGATAACTGTGCTTGGTACAGGAGAGTGACATACCGATCACATCCATTTCTTGGAATGCATCGGTACCGATGTGGGAGCTGGCAACCTGACCTGTTATCGCCACAAGGGGGATGGAGTCCATAAAGGCATCGGCAAGACCTGTCACTAGATTGGTTGCGCCGGGTCCAGAAGTGGCCATACACACGGCAACATCTTGCGTTGCTCGTGCCATTCCTATGGCAGCCATTGCAGCGCCTTGTTCATGGCGGCAAAGAATGTGTTCGACGCCACCATCATAAAGGGCGTCATAGATTGGCATTATGGCACCACCAGGATAACCAAATACGGTTTTGATCCCTTGTTGTTTTAATGCGGCTACGACTAATTCGGCACCTGTCATCGTAAGCCTCCTTGTTTACCGCTTGAGCGATGTTGTGTTGCATTGCACTTCATGTGCGCTCCCATTCTTCCTGTCATCAGGGTCAAGAACGACGTTGACCAAGATGAACTCTATTTTAATTGTCTGGCGTAAGTTGTAAAAAAACCCCCGGACTTTTCAGTGCGGGGGTTTTTAAAATGCTGTGGTTATTTGTCGCCCACTAGCCCCCGCGTGGAATCAATAATGACCACGATAATCAGGAGAATCAGTGCGTTGAAGCGGGCGTTTAAATTCATAGTTCTTTTAAGTCTTTTGGTACTCAATACTGGTACGAAATTGTTTGCGTCACTAGTGGTAACATACAATTCCGTTAAATGACAAGCAAAAACTCATACTTTTTTCACATTCTTTCAGCAACTGGGCAGGCTATATAACAACCTTGATGACAAATTCAGCGAACTATCAGGGAGATAAATAATGGATTGGAATGTGAGTCAATTATGGGGTTAGCCATCATCCATAGCCGAGCGTCTGTGGGAGTTGAAGCGCCCAGCGTCACAGTTGAAGTACACATCAGTAATGGAATGCCAGGGTTTACCTTGGTTGGTCTACCGGAAACAACCGTCAAAGAATCCCGCGATCGGGTGCGTAGCGCGATTATTAACTCTCGTTTTGAGTTTCCAGCCAAGCGGATTACGGTCAATTTAGCCCCAGCAGATTTACCTAAAGAGGGAGGCCGCTTTGATCTGCCGATCGCGCTGGGCATCCTTGCCGCTTCAGAGCAGATCCCGTTAACCCATTTGGCCGACAAGGAGTTTATTGGTGAATTGGCGTTATCGGGAGAGTTGCGGCGCGTAAAAGGTGTGTTACCTGCGGCATTGGCGGTGAATCAAGCACAACGTTGTTTGGTGGTTCCGCAGAGCAATGGCGACCAAGCGGCGTTAGTTGGAGAAAAACAACATAAGTCAGCCAGCACTTTACTGGAGGTCTGCGCGGCGTTGTGTGGCCAAAATGAACTGCAGCTCCACCAATCTCCACACAAGATGTCGTCACCCGCGCTAGAGCGTGACTTGCAAGATATTATTGGTCAGCAACAAGGGAAGCGTGCACTAGAGATCGCTGCTGCAGGCAATCACAACCTCTTATTTCTTGGTCCGCCGGGGACAGGGAAAACCATGCTTGCCTCTCGCCTTTGTGATTTGTTGCCTGAAATGACCGATGAAGAGGCGATGGAAACGGCCTCCGTTGCCTCTCTAACGCAACAAGAAATCAACGCCTACAACTGGAAACAGCGTCCATTTCGCTCGCCGCACCACTCTAGCTCGACCGCAGCATTGGTGGGCGGTGGGTCAGTACCGAGACCCGGAGAGATCTCTTTGGCGCACAATGGTTTGCTGTTTCTTGATGAAATGCCCGAGTTTGAGCGGAAAGTGTTGGATTCTTTGCGTGAGCCTTTGGAATCAGGGGAAATTATTATTTCTCGTGCTCAAGGGAAAACGCGTTTTCCTGCTCGCTTTCAATTGGTCGGCGCACTCAACCCAAGTCCGACAGGTTACTATGAAGGCAATCAGTCTCGAGTGAACCCTCAAGTGATTTTGCGTTATTTAAGTCGCCTATCTGGGCCGTTATTAGACCGGTTTGATATGTCGCTAGAGATTCCCGCTTTGCCCAAAGGAACCTTGGCGGAAGGAGGAGATCGCGGTGAAACAACTCAAGTGGTGAAGCAGCGAGTCATTGAGGCGCGCGAGAGAATGTTGAGTCGATCAAACAAAGTGAATGCTTTGCTAGGCAGTCGTGAAATTGAGCGATATTGCCCGCTACGTAAAGAAGATGCCCAGTTTCTGGAAAGCGCGTTACACCGATTGGGATTGTCTATTCGTGCTTATCATCGAATTATCAAGGTGGCACGCACCATTGCTGATTTGGAGGGGGCAGAGCACATTGAACGTAATCATTTGGCGGAAGCGTTAGGTTATCGTTCGATGGATAGGCTGCTCAAACAGTTAACGGCTCAAGCTGTATAGAAAGGCTCGCGAAATGCGAGCCTTGATCGTCTGAGAGTAAGGGAGCTTTGCGTTAAAAGCGGTAGTTTATACCAGCGGAAACCAGTGACTCTTGGGTATCGTAAAAGTTTATATTGGCTTGGTTAGAGCCGTAACCCGCAAGACCAATCAGCGACCAGTTTTGCCATCCCATAAACTGCTTGTACTCGTAGGCGGCGAATAAGCTCCACTCGCCATCCTCGCGTGTTTTGTTATACAGCGGATTTTCTTCGTCATAAGAACGAGTGGTGTAGCCTGCCGTGAGAGCGAGCTGATGACGATTCATGATCTTGAAGTAGGAAATTTCGCCGCCGACAGAGTTAAGAGAATTCGCCTCTCCCTTGGCGTCGGTTTTGATAAACGTCATCGAGGGTTGGATAAAAGCGGTTCGGCTTAGAGGGAATCGGTAACTGCCTTTGATGTAGTAGGATTGGGCATCACGTCTGAGACGATTTGCTTCAGCGCTATTAAGCTGAGACGTGCCCGACGCTTCGTCTTCCACGTTTTTATTGGCATAAGCGGTATCGATACTCAAGCCGCTGCCAAACAGATTGCTGAGTTTGAGTCGGTAGGCATGACCAGTTTCTTCTGTTGTACTGCGTTTTTCTCCGACGAGATAAGGGTCTTCCCATGTCTTGCCTGACATAATTGTCGGTAGGTATGAAATGTCGACAACGGTACCTGAACCGAGCTTATGCTTGTAGCCCACTTCGAGTGCTAGCGTACCTACCGCCAAATCTTCACGGGACGTACCCACATAAAATTGCTGATTAAGTGGTACGCCAAAGGTATAGGCTAAATTGCCAAGGGGGGCGGCAATAAAGCCATTGTCACTTGATGGCTGATGATCAAGGCTATCGATGGTTTTATCACCAGACGTATTAAAGTTGGATGTGGAAGAGGTGTATCCTACATTAAAGCTCAGCTCTCCACTAAAACCCGCGCTATCCGAGAGTTGGGCGAAAGCTGGGCTGGCAAAGAGCGAGAGAGTAAGCACTGATAATGTTGTTTTCATAAATTTTCTTCCTAGATCTAACGTTGGTTGTATGGCCTGAGTAACCTAACTAATCTGACCATAGTCGCAGTGATTCCAATGTGCTTGAGGACCAGTATAATTACACGCTGTTTTATTGTTCATATATGAACCTCATTAAACTTTCATACGGAGCTCACAATTAATCGCTATGTTGGCCTATCTGACTCTTATCCTAAACGTTGTGTTGGTTGCTTTAAACTCCGCTGTCTGCTCTTTAATCATTTGTATCATCGCTGTGTTTAAGATTGTATTGCCCACCGCCCTGTTAAAAGCTAAAGCGACTGAAATGGCGAACAAGACAATGTGGCTTTGGGCATCCATTAATGCAGTCATCTTGGCCATGTTCAATCGAGTTGATTGGGACATAGAAGGTGGAGATGAGCTGAAAAAGCACGGTTGGTACTTGCTGATTAGCAACCATTTAAGTTGGACCGATATCGTGGTGCTTTGCTGCGTGTTTAAAGATCGTATTCCGATGCCGAAGTTTTTCCTTAAACAGCAGCTACTGTATGTGCCATTTATTGGGATGGCTTGCTGGGCGCTCGATATGCCGTTTATGCGTCGTTACTCGCGAGAATACTTGATTCGTCATCCGGAAATGCGGGGTAAAGACTTAGAAACGACGCGCCGTTCATGTGAAAAGTTCAAATACTCTCCCACAACGGTGGTGAACTATGTGGAAGGCACGCGCTTTACACCGGAAAAGCAGCGCAAGAGTA includes the following:
- the ilvA gene encoding threonine ammonia-lyase, biosynthetic, with product MTLTNQTGADYLRQILRAPVYEVATVTPLQEMPRLAARIGNNVQIKREDRQPVHSFKLRGAYNMVASLTDEQKAAGVIAASAGNHAQGMALSGTKLGIKTTIVMPKTTPDIKVEAVRGFGGNVVLHGSNFDEAKAEAERLSAEHGYTFVPPFDHPLVIAGQGTIGMEMLQQNGHLDYIFVPVGGGGLAAGVAVLVKQLMPEIKVIAVEPEDSACLKAALDAGEPVVLDQVSMFADGVAVKRIGEETFRLCQQFIDGHISVSSDEICAAVKDIFEDTRAIAEPSGALALAGLKKFAEQNELKGQNLGTVLSGANTNFHGLRYVSERCELGEKREGLLAVTIPERQGAFFEFCNLIGGRAVTEFNYRYNDDALANIFVGVRLQGGQDELNHIIHDLRDGGYPVVDLSDDEMAKLHVRYMIGGKPSKPLKERLYSFEFPEYPGALLKFLSTLGTHWNISLFNYRNHGADYGRVLCGFELDESDLSRFSAHLRELGYQCKDETDNPSYKFFLS
- the ilvD gene encoding dihydroxy-acid dehydratase, which produces MPKYRSATTTHGRNMAGARALWRATGVKDEDFGKPIIAVVNSFTQFVPGHVHLKDMGQLVAGEIEKAGGIAKEFNTIAVDDGIAMGHGGMLYSLPSRELIADSVEYMVNAHCADAMVCISNCDKITPGMLMASMRLNIPVIFVSGGPMEAGKTKLSDQIIKLDLVDAMIQGADPKVSDEQSEQIERSACPTCGSCSGMFTANSMNCLTEALGLSQPGNGSMLATHADREQLFINAGKRIVELTKRYYEQDDESALPRNIATFDAFENAMALDIAMGGSTNTILHLLAAAQEGEVDFDMEDIDRLSRQVPHLCKVAPSTQKYHMEDVHRAGGVMAILGELDRAGLLHNQARTVLGLSMKEQLAKYDIIQTEDEDVLKFFRAGPAGIRTTKAFSQDCRWDRLDDDRAEGCIRSIDNAFSQEGGLAVLSGNIALDGCIVKTAGVDESIHKFTGPAVVFESQEDAVEGILGGKVKAGDVVVIRYEGPKGGPGMQEMLYPTTYLKSMGLGKECALLTDGRFSGGTSGLSIGHASPEAANGGAIGLVKQGDIIAIDIPNRSISLEVSEQELEERRAKQDELGWKPVDRQREVSFALKAYASMATSADKGAVRDKSKLED
- a CDS encoding YifB family Mg chelatase-like AAA ATPase gives rise to the protein MGLAIIHSRASVGVEAPSVTVEVHISNGMPGFTLVGLPETTVKESRDRVRSAIINSRFEFPAKRITVNLAPADLPKEGGRFDLPIALGILAASEQIPLTHLADKEFIGELALSGELRRVKGVLPAALAVNQAQRCLVVPQSNGDQAALVGEKQHKSASTLLEVCAALCGQNELQLHQSPHKMSSPALERDLQDIIGQQQGKRALEIAAAGNHNLLFLGPPGTGKTMLASRLCDLLPEMTDEEAMETASVASLTQQEINAYNWKQRPFRSPHHSSSTAALVGGGSVPRPGEISLAHNGLLFLDEMPEFERKVLDSLREPLESGEIIISRAQGKTRFPARFQLVGALNPSPTGYYEGNQSRVNPQVILRYLSRLSGPLLDRFDMSLEIPALPKGTLAEGGDRGETTQVVKQRVIEARERMLSRSNKVNALLGSREIERYCPLRKEDAQFLESALHRLGLSIRAYHRIIKVARTIADLEGAEHIERNHLAEALGYRSMDRLLKQLTAQAV
- a CDS encoding DUF2860 domain-containing protein — protein: MKTTLSVLTLSLFASPAFAQLSDSAGFSGELSFNVGYTSSTSNFNTSGDKTIDSLDHQPSSDNGFIAAPLGNLAYTFGVPLNQQFYVGTSREDLAVGTLALEVGYKHKLGSGTVVDISYLPTIMSGKTWEDPYLVGEKRSTTEETGHAYRLKLSNLFGSGLSIDTAYANKNVEDEASGTSQLNSAEANRLRRDAQSYYIKGSYRFPLSRTAFIQPSMTFIKTDAKGEANSLNSVGGEISYFKIMNRHQLALTAGYTTRSYDEENPLYNKTREDGEWSLFAAYEYKQFMGWQNWSLIGLAGYGSNQANINFYDTQESLVSAGINYRF
- the ilvE gene encoding branched-chain-amino-acid transaminase is translated as MATKTADYIWFNGEMVPWAEANVHVLTHAMHYGTSVFEGVRCYNTPKGPIVFRHLEHAKRLKDSAKIYRFPIPYTVEEIMEATRETLRQNKLESAYIRPLGFVGNVGLGVCPPVGTEMDLIIAAFPWGSYLGEEALEKGVDAMISSWNRAAPNTIPTAAKAGGNYLSSLLVGGEARRHGYDEGIALSVDGYLSEGAGENIFVIKDGVITTPPATSAILPGITRDSIMTIARDRGYEVREANIAREALYLADEVFMTGTAAEVVPVATIDKIEVGTGKRGPITKELQEAYFGLFNGTTEDKWGWLDYVYPQDAEKA
- the ilvM gene encoding acetolactate synthase 2 small subunit; the protein is MERYLIDIKADDKPVLLERVLRVVRHRGFVVKQVAGTQNHESKVASVEIIVDSDRPISFLTNQIEKLWDVRTVEVTQIARDELPNNNLQQKICA
- a CDS encoding acyltransferase, with the translated sequence MLAYLTLILNVVLVALNSAVCSLIICIIAVFKIVLPTALLKAKATEMANKTMWLWASINAVILAMFNRVDWDIEGGDELKKHGWYLLISNHLSWTDIVVLCCVFKDRIPMPKFFLKQQLLYVPFIGMACWALDMPFMRRYSREYLIRHPEMRGKDLETTRRSCEKFKYSPTTVVNYVEGTRFTPEKQRKSKAGYDYLLQPKTGGIAYTLAAMGDQFENIIDVTLAYPENTHKPFRDMLMGRMTKVVVRINVLPVDQQVRGDYFKDKPFKRQFQQWLGNVWQEKDELLKEIYHKQS
- the ilvG gene encoding acetolactate synthase 2 catalytic subunit produces the protein MTGAELVVAALKQQGIKTVFGYPGGAIMPIYDALYDGGVEHILCRHEQGAAMAAIGMARATQDVAVCMATSGPGATNLVTGLADAFMDSIPLVAITGQVASSHIGTDAFQEMDVIGMSLSCTKHSYLVTDIHELAPTLAEAFEVAKTGRPGPVIVDIAKDVQLGQAPVTLLPPFTPPAMPVASNDDIAKAQALLSQSSRPVMYVGGGVQLGHATDAVREFLRLNPMPSVSTLKGLGTIERHDPHYLGMLGMHGTKAANLVVQECDLLIAVGARFDDRVTGKLDTFAPNAKVIHIDIDAAEIHKLRQANAPVRGEIPAVLPQLELTQDITPWVKHSESLRSDFKWNYNHPGELIYAPGLLNQLSDMMPDSSIVSTDVGQHQMWAAQHIQPREPQNFITSAGLGTMGFGLPAAMGAAVARPDDQSILITGDGSFMMNVQELGTLKRRQIPVKIVLLNNQRLGMVRQWQSLFFDGRHSETILDDNPDFVMLAKAFDIPGKTITKKEEVEPALKEMLESKTSYLLHVLIDEEENVWPLVPPGASNNDMLENT